TTTTCTCTTGCCCGTGCCGGTCGGCAGTATTGGGCGGGGACACACTGGTTGACCTTTGGCCGTACCGCAGAGGATAATCAGTTGATAGAAGCCTGTGTGGAGCCGACTGACTATGTGTTCAAGGTGGTAAACTTCCCCGGTCCTCTGGCTGTAGGACGTCCAGTGGCGGGAGACTGGAGTAATGAGGCTGTGCATGACGCTGCCGCGCTCATGGCTTCCTATTCCGGCAAGGCCCGGAAACATTTTGAAACTACGGGCGACAAGATCGCTGTCGTTGTGAAACGGGGATCAGCCTCCGAAACCTTCAATATAATCCCGACCCGCGAGAATATTCTCGAATGGTCAGAACCCAAACCCGCCATCGTGAAAGACTGGAAAAAGTCACAGGCTGATCCAGATGCCTAACTTGCTCCATTCATTCGCATAGCATACACATATCAAATGACAATCGACATCATCACTTTTTGCGCCGCCGCAGTGCTGCTCTGGTTCGGCGCTAACTGGATCGTGACTTCAGCCGCGCTTATCGCCCGTAAATTCAACGTGTCCGAGCTGGTTATCGGCTTGACCATCGTGGCGCTCGGTACTTCGGCGCCGGAGTTTCTTGTGACCGTCAATGCTGCGCTCAGGGGACATAACGATATTTCCCTGTCCAATGTTGTCGGGTCCAATATTTTCAATCTCGGCTTCATCCTCGGCCTTATGGCCATGATCAAACCACTGGTATCCAACAGAACCATTGTCTATCGAGACGGGTTACTGCTGTTCTTGACAACCGCAGGTATTCTGGCTGTCTCCTTTGTGGGCGAACTGGGTCGTCTTTTTGGCGCCGGGTTGATGGCGCTGCTTATCGGCTACCTTGTCTATCTCGGTATAAATCGTGAGTCACCGGGTGAAGAGGAGCTGGAGGAGATCAAGGGCAAGACCGCGTCTTGGCTTGATGTGGTCCTGCTCGTTGGTGGGTTCGTCGCCATTTCTCTGGGCGGACATCTCATGGTATCTGCCGCCACATCCATTGCCGCATCGCTCGGGGTGTCGTCCTGGGTCATCGGTGTGACCATCGTCGCCGCCGGAACCAGCTTGCCCGAGTTGGTCACTTGTCTGGCCGCGTCTGTCAAAGGCAAGAATGAGATGCTGCTTGGCAACCTGATCGGGTCCGATTTTTTTAACTTCGCCGGAGTGCTGGGGCTGACCTGTATGCTCAAGCCCCTGACTGTCTCGCCTGAGGCGTCAAGTGGGCTGATTGTGCTGGTCGGCATGGTCGGGCTGGTCTTGATAATGTTGCGGACAGGCTGGCGGGTTACCCGATGGGAAGGTGCGCTCCTGATTACCATCAACCTCGTTCGCTGGGCCCGAGACTTTATGGCCTAAGTAGTGTGTTTTTTTTATTTGAAGGATATGAACTGGAAAGACCACCTTTGGGTGGTCTTTTTTTTGTGAATTGTCACAGGGTTGTCATTGTTTAGTGACGGGTCTTTCTCATGGAAACACGGGTTTGTAACGTTTGGGGAGTAGGTATGAGCCCAACATAGAAACACCGCGTCCTGAGGAGGTCGAACAATGATTGGATTGGGAAAAAGTTTTGCAAAATGCGCCCTTGTGCTCATTCTTGCCGTGACATTCATGGTTGGTGGACAGATCAAGTCTGCTGACGCCAAGGGTAAAACAGCCAAGTACGTATTTCTTTTTGTCGGTGATGGCATGGGGCTTCCCCAGCGTGCCGCTACAGCCGCCTACACCGGCAGAAAACTCGCCATCGACACCATGCCTGCGCAAGGGATCACCACCACTTTCGCAGCCAATCGTTTCATCACCGGCTCTGCTGCTTCGGCTACAGCCCTGGCTTCCGGTGTCAAAACAAATATCAACTATATCGGTGTGGACCCGGATTTCAAATCGGTCAAGACCATTGCCGAAATGGCCAAGGAGCAAGGAAAGAAGGTGGGCATCGTCTCTTCCGTGTCAATTGATCACGCGACTCCGGCCGCGTTTTATGCGCACGTGAAGACTCGTAAGATGTATCATGAGATCGACGTTGCCCTTGCCCGGTCCGGTTTCGATTTCTTTGCCGGTGGGGGTCTCAAGGACCCAGAAGGCAAGAAATCAGAAGCCCCCCTCGGTAATGCGCTGGAGATGGCCACGGCCAATGGCTTTACCATTGTCGACAACAAGAAAGACTTCATGGCCCTTAAACCCGGTGACGGCAAGATTCTGGCCTGGAACCAATGGTTGCAGGACGGTAAGGCGCTGCCCTACGTCATGGACATGACGGAGAATGACATCACTTTACCCGAGTTCACCTCCAAGGCCATCGAAATGCTCGACAACGACAAGGGCTTTTTCCTGATGGTGGAAGGCGGCAAAATCGACTGGGCGTGTCATGCCAATGATGCCGCAGCTTCCATCCTGAACACCATTTCCTTTGACGAGTCAGTGCAGGAAGCCCTGGTTTTTTATGAAAAACATCCTGACGAAACGATCATCGTCGTTACCGGCGACCACGAGTGTGGCGGATTGACCCTCGGGTTTGCCGGAACCAAGTATGGCAGTCACTTTGATATTCTGAGCAATCAAAAAGTCTCTTTCCAGAAGTTCACGGATGAAATATTTGCTGATTTCAAAAAGCAGGGTGGCGATTTTGACGCTGTGAAGCCCCTTATCACAAACAATTTCGGTCTCAAGTTTTCCGGCGATCCCAAAAAGGACGCTTTGGTCTTGGCCGATTTTCAGGTTGCAGAAATCAAGGCCGCTTTTGATCGTTCCATGGCTGGCAAAGACAATTCCAATGGCAGTGAATACCTGATGTATGGAGAGTATGAGCCTGTTTCCGTTGCCATCACCCATGTGCTCAACCAGAAGGCTGGCCTTGGCTGGACCTCCTACAAGCATACAGGTGTTCCGGTTTCCACTTCCGCCATCGGCGTCGGTGCAGCCATTTTTAACGGGAGTTACGACAACGTGGATATTGCCACCAAGATTATGACCCTCATGGGGCTCAAGGCCACCCCGCAGTATGTGAATTCCGGTAAATTGCAGATCGCTGCAAACTAGAGAGAACAACCGACATCCATGGGCGGATCGGCAAGTCCGATCCGCCCGTTTTTTTCAAGGACACCATGTATTCACTCAGCAAAAAAAAACGCGACTGGTTTCTTATCGTTATTTTTTCAATTCTTGCCGCTGCCCTGTATTATGTCCCGACAGGGTTTGAAAAGAACAAGGATAGTGACGCTGTCCGCTGCACCGCTGAAGTGATTGCAGTGGATAACGAGAATATTCAGGAACTCGGCATGATTCGCACGGGCGAACAGAGTGTCGGCCTGCGTATTCTCGACGGCCCGTATGAAGGGCAGGAATTTAACGGCCTCAATCAACTTCTCGGACAGATGGATCGGGACAAGGAATTTCGGGTCGGGGATACCGCCTATGTCATTCTGACCGTGGGCGAGGATGGCAAGGTCATCTACGTCAATCCGCAGGCGCATTATCGGTTGGGGCTTGAACTGCTTCTGCTGGGACTGTTTGCTGGATTGCTCATGCTTTTTGGCGGCATGACCGGCGTGAAGGCGCTGCTGTCATTTATTTTTACCGGCATGACCATCTGGAAGATACTGGTGCCGCTGCTGCTCAAGGGAGCGGACCCGGTCTGGCTGGCTCTTGGCGTGGTGGCTCTGCTCAGTGCCGTGATCATCTTCATGGTGGCGGGTATTAATCGTACTGGATTAACAGCATTTATTGGTGCATTTCTCGGGGTAATATCCAGTTGTGCGCTGGCTGCCTATTTTACGAATAAATTTCATGTGCATGGAGCCGTCATGCCCTTTGCCGAAACCCTCCTGTATGCCGGTTATGGTCATCTGGATTTGACACGCATCTTCATGGCTGGGGTCTTTCTGGCTTCATCCGGTGCAGTTATGGATCTCGCTATGGACGTGGCTGCTGCCATGGGAGAGGTCGT
The genomic region above belongs to uncultured Pseudodesulfovibrio sp. and contains:
- a CDS encoding calcium/sodium antiporter — encoded protein: MTIDIITFCAAAVLLWFGANWIVTSAALIARKFNVSELVIGLTIVALGTSAPEFLVTVNAALRGHNDISLSNVVGSNIFNLGFILGLMAMIKPLVSNRTIVYRDGLLLFLTTAGILAVSFVGELGRLFGAGLMALLIGYLVYLGINRESPGEEELEEIKGKTASWLDVVLLVGGFVAISLGGHLMVSAATSIAASLGVSSWVIGVTIVAAGTSLPELVTCLAASVKGKNEMLLGNLIGSDFFNFAGVLGLTCMLKPLTVSPEASSGLIVLVGMVGLVLIMLRTGWRVTRWEGALLITINLVRWARDFMA
- a CDS encoding alkaline phosphatase, with amino-acid sequence MIGLGKSFAKCALVLILAVTFMVGGQIKSADAKGKTAKYVFLFVGDGMGLPQRAATAAYTGRKLAIDTMPAQGITTTFAANRFITGSAASATALASGVKTNINYIGVDPDFKSVKTIAEMAKEQGKKVGIVSSVSIDHATPAAFYAHVKTRKMYHEIDVALARSGFDFFAGGGLKDPEGKKSEAPLGNALEMATANGFTIVDNKKDFMALKPGDGKILAWNQWLQDGKALPYVMDMTENDITLPEFTSKAIEMLDNDKGFFLMVEGGKIDWACHANDAAASILNTISFDESVQEALVFYEKHPDETIIVVTGDHECGGLTLGFAGTKYGSHFDILSNQKVSFQKFTDEIFADFKKQGGDFDAVKPLITNNFGLKFSGDPKKDALVLADFQVAEIKAAFDRSMAGKDNSNGSEYLMYGEYEPVSVAITHVLNQKAGLGWTSYKHTGVPVSTSAIGVGAAIFNGSYDNVDIATKIMTLMGLKATPQYVNSGKLQIAAN
- a CDS encoding YibE/F family protein, with product MYSLSKKKRDWFLIVIFSILAAALYYVPTGFEKNKDSDAVRCTAEVIAVDNENIQELGMIRTGEQSVGLRILDGPYEGQEFNGLNQLLGQMDRDKEFRVGDTAYVILTVGEDGKVIYVNPQAHYRLGLELLLLGLFAGLLMLFGGMTGVKALLSFIFTGMTIWKILVPLLLKGADPVWLALGVVALLSAVIIFMVAGINRTGLTAFIGAFLGVISSCALAAYFTNKFHVHGAVMPFAETLLYAGYGHLDLTRIFMAGVFLASSGAVMDLAMDVAAAMGEVVSKKPGISRVEAVWSGIRVGRAVVGTMTTTLLLAYSGGYVTLLMAFMAQGIPLDSTFNFIYVAAEVLKTLVGSFGLVTVAPFTAIIGGVLLVGKDAHRGGLNH